Within the Osmerus eperlanus chromosome 10, fOsmEpe2.1, whole genome shotgun sequence genome, the region TTTGTGTCAGCTTTATTTGTTGATAGGACAgttgcagagagacaggaaagcagggagagagaagggaagacatGCAGGTAATGGGCCGAGCCGGATTGGAACGCAGGTTCCTGCTCATGTCACACGCTCTAACCCTTGTGAGCCAGCGCCCCCAAAACTAACCACGTTTGCCCTCAGGGTGGTTTCCAGGACCCCGGGCCTCATTTGCATCTCCTAGGAGGGAATTGTGTGGTTAGTCCTTGGCCAGGTCCAGCCTTGTAGGAGCTGATACCATCAGTGAAATGCTGGACCATATAATTACCCCTGCTCCACTGCTTATCAGCCCTGTTACCATACCTGCTGTTCCTGCCTCAGCCCTGATCCCAGCAGTGATGGGCCCTCAGGCTCAGCCCAGTCACCacccaggcccccagggaaacaCTTAGAATGAGTAATGATCGGGAGGGTGGTGTTTTCATTGTGTTTGTTTCCAGCAGTTAATGTGTCAAGCCCTAGCGCTTGCATGGATCTGAACTCAGATGGACAGATTGGATTTATGTCTTAAGTCAGTGTTTGTTTCTCACCTGGCTCTGTGTGCTTTCTCACTGACATTCCTGCTAGCTGGTTAACTCACAGCTTCTGATTCGTGAGGACTGGTGCAATGCCCATGATGCAGTTGGAGAGTAACGTTGGTTAGTTGATTCCAACTTAATCGGAGTGTGTGCGCCCATTCTCATAAAAGAGATGTGTTCGGTAGCAGAGTCTTTACATAAAGTACCCGTGACGCAACGCTTGTAAACTTTTAGACCTATTGATTTTTCACAAACGGCTCGTCCGCACAAGAACTGCACGTCCTTGGGTCCTGATCAAGACATCCGCTGACTTCCAACAGCATACAATGCCAATAATCAAGAAACACGCTCTCAAACACAGAGATTTTTAGAGATGTAGTTAGATGGGGTTCTGTTGGTAAAGTTTGTCCTTTTTCCACAAAGGAGAGTTGGGTCGgtcagagagaaggggagagagcgcACTGGAGCTGTGTGACGGTGCATCTctaagtcacccccccccctcttcctctgagaaCCCAGCGCTCTGCTCTCAGGCTGGACAAAGCCAGAGGCTATTTGCTCCTGACTCAGGATGTCAGAAGGTCCAGTCTCTGAGGAGGAGGCACTGCTAACCTCTCCTAAAAATACTCGTGTCATGCCTTGTAACATGCTGTGTGCTTCAAAATGTACCATAACAGTCGTATCCTTGTTTTCCAGCTTAGCgagtgaggaggtggggggcgggCGTTTTTAAACGACCGTCTTCACTGTTCTGTATGCAAGCTTGTGTCTGAATCTGATGGGTTGTGCTGTTCCTCGTCAGATGGCGTACCTGGGTTTCCTGATGATCTACTCCTACGTGGTCCTGGTGAAGATGCCGGAGTGGCCGTCACCTCAGGAATGGGTCGTCATCCTCTACATCTTCACCTCCGCCATCGAGAAGATCAGAGAGGTACTCGTACTGCTCTACCAATCTGTCTGTGTTCGTCCTTGACCCGGCCATCTAAGGAAGCCATGTTTATCATGTCGCGAATTAACGAATGCCAGTCCCTTCCGGAAAGGGTGTCCAGTCACATGCATCTCCCAAGGCTCTCCCCACCGTTCACTGTTCTcgggttttgttttgtttttttcttcccagATGTTCATGTCTGAAGCAGGGAAGATCAGTCAGAAGATCAAAGTGTGGTTTGGCGATTATTTTAACCTCTCTGACTTTCTGGCTATCGTCACCTTCTTCGTGGGCTTTGGgttgaggctgggaggagatgaCGTCTTCATCCCAGGCAGGATCGTCTACTGCCTCAACATCATCTTCTGGTACGTGCGGCTGTTGGATATTTTGGCGGTCAACCAGCAAGCAGGACCCTACGTGATGATGATAGGTAAAATGGTGAGTGGTCTCTAAAGCATTTGGCAGTGGCCTTAAATGATGATAAAGCAACCTCTTTAAAtgggaaaaaaaaacgtttttcaaatgATTATCGCAGAGAAACCTTTTACCCGAAGTGGTTAGCTATAATTTGGGCAATGCTTAAACCGTCATGAACAGACCATTAAGTACTATACCCAAAGTCCAAAATTGGTGCCACAGGAAAATGGATCAAATTTAGACTTTGGGTACAGTATACCTGGAATACAGTATATAGTATAATGTTTCAGCCTACTTCGAGATGCTCAGAGGAGGTGACGTTGTATAaagcgggtgtgtgtgttgcacgtTCTAGGTGGCCAACATGTTCTACATCGTGGTGATCATGGCTGTGGTCCTGCTGAGCTACGGCGTGCCCAGGAAGGCCATCCTCTACCCCAACGAGGAGCCCAGCTGGAGCCTGGCCAAAGACGTGGTGTTCCAGCCGTACTGGATGATGTACGGGGAGGTGTACGCATACGAAATCGATGGTAAGGAAGACTATGATGGTAAGGACAGTTTTCCTACAGCTTCTCACCACCAGCATGGAGGCTGATTTGTCACCAGAAAAGCACTGGAAATCAAAACCCACGTTGGACTAATCATCgcgcccctcacccccccctgtcTAGCTCTGGACCTGTGGGGCTAAAGGCCTTGTTGCAGGCATTTTGTTCCCTCCCAGTGCTCTAACTCACCTGGTTCTCAGCTTAGCGGCCTGTAAGTAGGTGTGTTGATGCTGGAGTGGAACAAAACAGCCTGCCCTTGCCCTGACCAAGATCAGAGCTGGCTACATCTCCTTCACACGTTGTCTAATTCATATTGTGTAGCAGAAGACACCAAAATAATGCTAAACCTGTTAAAACTGCTCAATTTTATTATTGAATTCTAAGAAAAATACTGAAGAACAGCTTAGTCAATCAGTATATTTTCCAACCACTGATGGGCTGTTTGTCACGTGATGGTGTTGGGGCACAtttgtgcggtgtgtgtgtgtgtgtgtgtctcattgtGTAACCTTTTCTCCGCAGTGTGTTCCAATAGCTCTGAGAACCAGATGAAGCCCCTGTGTGCGGCCGGCGTGTGGTTGACACCCCTCCTACAAGCAGTCTACCTCTTTGTACAGTATATACTCATGGTCAACCTTCTCATCGCCTTCTTCAAGTAAGACCACCCCTGCACTTTAGTCTAATTAGCCTATTTTCAGATATAAAACaatacaatacttttttttatatattcctTTAGCTGACAATTTTATTCAAAGTAATGTACAGATCATGTGGACAGCTTTACACAGTCTTGTGTGACAGCACATTTATATGGGTCTTTCTCTTTGTCCCCCAGTAATGTGTATCTGCAAGTGATGTCCATCTCAAGCCTGGTGTGGAAATATCAACGCTACCACTTCATCATGGCGTACCATGAGAAgccagtcctccccccccccctcatcttcctcagCCACCTGGTGACTCTCTTCTCCTGCATttgcaggaggaagagggagtacCGCACACATGGACCAAGTATGAGACAGCAAGAAATCCCCTCTGTGTTTCTCGGGCCTGAAAAGATTCTTCTGGAGTCTACTAGAATCGACCCAATTCAGCTAATCGGGTACTCCTTCTTTTCAGAGTTGTTTTTGACAGAGGAGGACCAGAAGAAGCTCCACGACTTTGAGGAGCAGTGTGTCGAGACGTACTTCCACGAGAAGGATGATCAGTTTCACTCTGGGAGTGAGGAGCGGATTCGAATTACCTCAGACAGGTGGGCTCGCCGTGTCATGACCAGAAGCCAACCGTCTCCCTGATTTGTGCCTCACTGTCGTTTTTGTAAACTGACATTCTTGTCTCTTTCCTGACAGGGTTGAGACCATGTGCGTCCAGTTGAAAGAGGTCGGGAACAGGGTTAACTTTATCAAGCGCTCTTTGCACACTCTGGACTCTCAGATTGGCCACCTTCAGGACCTCTCGGCCCTGACGGTGGACACCCTGAAGGCCTTGACTGCCCAGCGGGCCTCCGAGGCCAGCAAGGTCCACAACCAGATCACCCGCGAGCTCAGCCTCTCCAAGAACGTGGGCCCGAGCCTGGGCCCCACGCCCGGTGACGCTGGCCCCCTCTCCAAGTCCTCCGTCCTGGGCAAGCGCAGCGTCGGAGCCTACTTCAGCTCCTCCTTCGCCCAGCCGCCTGCCAACATGGCCGACTCTCTCTTCGGGAGTGGCGTGGATGGAATCGATGGGTTGGGTCTCGGCCGGAGGGCAGGACCAGGGCCGGCGCTGGACCcttcccctagcccagctctgaGCCCAGAGAGGATGGGGCTGACTGGGCTGGGCCACCTGGCTGCAGAGGCTGGCTCCTCGGGCAGCGCCAGCGCCAGTGCCTTCACCCTCAGTGCCATGGCCATGTCCCCCCCAGGCCTTCGTCACAGAGGCCGCTCCTTCACCCAGAGGCAGCTCACCCGTCCACAGGAGCCAGGCCTCTCCgactccccctccagcctgccGAACGTGCCCTCGCCCGACGCTCAGTTCTACGTCAGCACCCCCTCTCAGCCCAGCGGCTCGAGCCACCCTGAACTCACCCTGGGAGGAGGGGCCCACGTGGACCCCATCCAGCCAGATAGTGTCACTGTAGAGTTTGGGGCGTTTGTGGGTAAGTGTGAGCACGGAGATGATGagaagcagcaggaggaggagtgcCCGGCATGTGTATATCCTAGTGTTGTCATTGTGTCTACCGCTTCTGCTGCAGCTGCCCCTATTTGCTTGCCTGCTCCTTCAAAGAGGGTTAGAATAAGCAACTGCGTAGAGAGACATTTGACAGATGGCGGGGAGGGTTACGTGAACGAAGCGTTTTGCGACGACGAAGGTCGATCCCAACGAGCGCGGCAGAACACGGGTGCGTTGGGCTCTCAGGCGGCAGGTAAACCGGCCCCATCACAGCCGGACGACTGGCATAGAAACAGCCCCCTACCTGGCTGTGCGCTGGCCCCTGCTGTGGTGCCCAGGAGACCCCACAACCGGAGGAGCAGTGAGGGGAGTGTGTCGGGGCCTGTGGCCCCTCGAAAGGCCTCCCAGCTGGGGCAGAGCTGGCATGGAGGCCTGCTGTACAGATGGAGCGCAACCAGAAATCCAAGCAGTTACAGAGGTTTGAGTCTCAGTCTGAGTCTAGGAACAGGGATTGTGGCTGCAGGGTGCTTGGgcatctttccatctctctctcgttcgctctctctctttgtgaagACATCAGAAATGACTAATGGaatcctctccccatctctttgGTTAGaaactaatatatatatatatttttttttttttaggactGTGTTGGGAGTTCAATTAACAATGTTGACTGTCTTACACTGACTGCTTGTTCCAATGTACCAACTTTACcatgtttgtattttatttatttaaaaaataataattgtataGCATACTCATTCTACCTGATATGTCAAAGTTTTTAGTTTGAGTTTTTTTCTTCTATGGTTACAACCTTTTTGCATCAAGACAATGTATGACTGTCCGACTGATTGGCAGGGTGTTAACACCATCTCTTCGTTGGGCTCAGGATTTGTTACAGAGGTGAACGGTGGAGGTGTTTTTCTGTCTTCATCAGTAACAGGCCTGAGTCAGGCTATCTGGTTGACTGTGGTGCTatactgtttttgtttttctaaaTTGTCTCATGAAAAGATGTTGACTGGATCCAGGTATTAGTGAGGCTGTGGTGGCTATTAAAGCCAGccaccccctgaccctgtctggGATTGACTCATTCTGCTCCTTTGTCACGTAGGTCATAAAGACAACCTGGAGCTGCAGTGCTCTTTCCCCAAAGAAAGCCCTTCTTCTAGCCGCCAGCTCAGCCCCGCCACACACATCagagaacaggtgtgtgtgtgtgtgtgtgtgcgtgcccatTCGCCCTCACCTAAAGACTGATGCTGTTGTTCACACTATAGATGGTTCTTTATTGGAAAGTTGGCTGTTATTGTATCCCTGTTTTTAAAATGAAAGGACGGGAAACAAAGGCCGGCTCTCTGCGTGTTTCTGGCATTTGCATAAAACCCCTCCAGGGCAAAGCAGACTTCCACAATGGCTCTTTTACATAATAGACCTGCCCATGCCTGCTGTTTTCAGACTCATATCCAAGCTCTTGGTAGAAACAGCAAGGTTGACCAACCATGTTCCTGGAAAGCTATCATCCTGTAGGTTTTCACTAACCTGAAACGGCTTAAGATCCGGCTAATTATTATTAGAAAACGCACAGGATGGTGGTTGTCCAGGAAGAGGGTTTTTGCAGCTCTGATGTGGAGGACCTGGGTCCCATTATCTGCCCTCAACACTGCTGTTTCAATCTGGCCTGTGCGGTTGGTCCTTTGACCAACCCTTGGGAGGTGACGTTAGACTTCTAGAATGTAAAAACGTTGGCTGGTTCTCAAAGTGTCTCGTCTGTATGTCCCCCTCAGTCACAGCTGGAAGGCCACGGTCACATGAGGACAGTCAACTCCTATGCCGGCTTCACCGAGTTCGACAGGAGCCCGGCCTTGCTCCACCCAGAAGCCTGTAAGACTCGTAGACACGCCAAACACACCTGTGAGCCCTCCTCTTCTGCTCCCACCAGTCCTGGATTTATCAGAGGGGGGCCGTTAGTGATAAAAGACAGTCATCTGGTTCTCAGTGACATCCTCCATGTCAGTCCTGTGCACCATCTGGCTGAGTCTGGCACAGTGTTAGAGTTACGATCCCATTTTTGGAAACCGTATTTGACTTAAAATGCCAGACActacatgaataaataaatacaaaaaacctTTGAAATAAACTGTAAAATAGTGAGTGTAGTCCCTGGCTTGCTTCTCTCTGCAGCTctgactaagagagagaggaacagagtgtCGGCCGAGGACATCAGGATCCACGAGGAGCACAgggctgtgctgctgctggtgaGAGGAtgttgtcaccccccccccccccctcgcgtgTTTAGTCTTGTTGCACTGCCCTATCGTCAGAACTGGGTAATATGCGGTGATGTTATTGTggcactatctgatcaaaaaGAACACAGGCCGTTACTTGGCTGTAACttctgaaatactgttagaactttgCACTTCTGGTCCTTGAATATCTGTACTTAGTGTAAGCagtatttgtatgtcgctttgcaTAAATCATCTGCTAAACGAATTCATGTCAAATGTAAATATTAGTCTTGGTAGGAAAGTCAATGATCTTAGTTTTCGGAGAGTacacttaggaatggtttgctggaccccatgttagtttcctcaaggatcacaatgattcTTGCTTagtcttgctgctcttgttggttagtggtaactgattaaaattgttgtactcgctgtgaaatattttttactgttgcttgcttttctacaggtatacttgcacttatagcgattcatgttgtttaattgtaacttgtttaactacatgctcttgtggttcttccctttgtcacttattttggttgttcacaatatgtgcttcatattttggctacccgcaatgtttttggggctatcttgttgttattatcagtgacctatgcactttgtaaagctctctcttggaagtcgctttggataaaagcgtctgctaaatgaataaatgttaaTGTACACCCGCCTTTGTTGTCAACTCatgtgtttccttgtctttccaGGAAAGAGTGCAGGTCAAGTCGGCACAAGCCAGCAGTCTGTAAGTATCTCTCAAGATTTTGAGGCATGAAGACACGCTAATGTGTCATGCCGTTGCCATATACTTTGGGTGGCAATGTTAGcttggtcctaaccagaccctcgtacatttcacttgtacagagggtctgggatcgctccattgacaagcgttaacttctttgaaggcgggtactctgttgaagtttcaaactattggatctgcccagagccactctgatctgccataaccaatcgctagcgttcgccttagccaactccttcaccacagccaactccttcaccacagagctagctgccgtagctggaaaatcaaactgttcccgaaaccccgtggggaggagggccacaacatcatgaccaccaacaaaactcagcaaggattgttcttgctccggctttaacttatggatattcggcagcgttgccacaaccgcagaatagctttgctcgcatctttctccgccgccattactgaactacaactcaaactagtgcacgacatcaacgtcattgttctcagccactccctctgttcgctgattggacgtacaaaaaaattgtttctgaaaaccgactgatgcattgaaatcccagacctagtacagaagcaaaatccaaattgagcggaagtacgtaggagggcagagccaggctagggcaACATTACATACATGCCCAGTTCTCAGATCGCCTCACCGACTTGTTCTCTCTCACCGCCACACTTTCACGTCAAACTTTCTGTAGCAAAAACTGGTTGGGTGTAGTATGATCCTAGTACCTGGCGTTCGTCCAGGCTTCACATTCTCAACCTACACTAACTCCTTACCCCCTCACTGCCCTTCCTTTccccacgccccccctccccgctctctTTATCCTGTATCAAAGTCCCCCCCCGCTGTGGTACACTGCCAAACCTGGATTAGCGTTACCATGGTGACAGCTTGGCTCTAAATGGACcttttgttttctgtgtgtgcctgtatttgAGGAACCTGAGGTGGGAGGCAGGATATGTCTTCAGGTCTTTTGTAACACCAACAGGTTCATAACAATACCAAGTTAActcgtctcttctcctctgtgttTAGCAGGGCCCCAGGGGAAGACACTCTGAATGGTATGAGCTTTTGAGACATTTCCCACACGTTGTGTGTCCCTCAGGGCTCTGTTGATAGTGCGTAGGTGTTCATGCCCTGGTGTTCTTACTTGGTTGCAGCTGCGGCGTGTCTCTACACATCCAGGCATGCTCACCTCGGGCCACGAAAAGACTGTGAGTCCCTCCTCCACAGCCACAAGAAAGCTTCTACCTGCATCTGCGGGGCGGGACTTACTTTCTGTGATGTTTTGGTTTTTTAAACGAATACATTCAACCATTAACCGTTTCTGCGAAGTATCACAGAGGAAGAAATGCTTgacttcttgttgtgttgtttACCACACAGCCATTGGATCCCCCTTCAAGCCAATGGAAAGCTACCAGTATTCAGGTaggttttgtgtgtttgtagattACACATGGAGTACACTGAAATCGTGCGACTAGTTGTGTAGGTAGTTGTGTTACCTCTGTTGGTGTGTGATGTGACAATACTGGTGTGTTTGAGGATGTTAATCATCCCCCCCTGCAGCTGTAGAGCGTAATAACCTGATGAGGCTGTCCCAGAGCATTCCTTTCACCCCGGTCCCCCCTAGAGGTGAGACACAGTATTACACCTGGCACCTGCTGGTGCATCTGATCTGTTTAACAATTgtcttttttaaatgtgtattcatttaacagacactcttatccatagcaaaatatataaatagtgCATGAGGTGCAGCAAATAACCAAGACCTGGAAGTGCACAGTCCAAGAGTATTTTTAGTGATTAGTACCAAGGAACGGTCCACCAGCAAAACAATGAACTACTACAATATTACATAATTTGTGTTATATTCATGGGTTGGTATCATCTCTGCATTAGAAGGAGAGATGATAGCTGACACTAGTATTCCTAGCctgccacctctctccctgttgcATAAAAGCCAGAGAAGCAAGTCTCCAGCCAAGTATCTTTCAGACCAGTTCACCCCCTGCTGCGCTGCCCCTGCAGGTGAGCCAGTGACAGTGTACCGCCTGGAAGAGAGTTCTCCCAACACCATCAACAACAGCATGTCCTCCTGGGCCCAGCGGGGTCTCTGTGCCAAGATCGAGTTCCTGAGCAAGGAGGAGATGGGCGGTGGTCTGCGGCGGGCCCTCAAGGTGCTCTGTACCTGGTCGGAGTACGACATGCTGAAGCCAGGACACCTTTACATCGTCAAGTCCTTCCTGCCGGAGGTCATCCAAACCTGGCAGAGCATTTACAAGGAGGACACCGTGCTGCACCTATGTCTcagggtaaaacacacacacactctcctgtgtCGTACAGGATATGGAAGTGCTGGGAAGTTCCTCGGTCACTGTTCGTCTCGGACGTCTGATCTCTTGACCGGGGAAACGGGCTTGTGAATGGAAATGGCAGCGTCGCGATCGTTTGATAGGGAAATGGAAACGTCACGCTTGATCATCCTTATCTCTTCCCAGGAAAtccagcagcagagagcagctcagAAACTGACGTTTGCCTTCAACCAAATGAGGCCAAAGACGATCCCATATtctcccaggtacacacacacacacacacaaacaaaccgaaACTGAACTGCATGCTTGAGCTACTAATACAAGTAGAACGCAAGAAGGTGTTAATGTATGCCACTTTCATGCTGTATTCTTTTAAATAATAGGCCTATATGTTAAACATCAACTTCAGGTTTTGTGTCAGTAGTACATTGTACACCATGGGCCTACGTAAGAAGTCACATCTGCACCTATAGCCTTTTCACCGAATAGAAAACCCTTTCACCACCCTTGCAGGTTTCTGGAAGTtttcctgctgtactgtcactCTGCTGGCCAGTGGTTCGCTATAGAGGAATGCATCACAGGAGAGTTCAGGaagttcaacaacaacaatggaGATGAGATTGTCCCTACCAACCTGCTGGAGGAGACCATGCTGGCCTTCAGCCACTGGACCTATGAGTACACAAGAGGAGAACTGCTAGTGCTGGACCTGCAAGGTAACCACTCATTCAGACCCCCCCCATACTAGCTACCCCCCATACGAGCTACCAGGTATACGGGA harbors:
- the trpm7 gene encoding transient receptor potential cation channel subfamily M member 7 isoform X1, whose protein sequence is MSQKSWIESTFTKRECVYILPVSKDPHRCLPGCQICQQLVRCCCGRLVRQHAGFTASLAMKYSDVKLAENPNASLPELEEWSVDKHTEESPTDAYGIVNFQGGSHSYRAKYVRLSYDSRPESILRLMMKEWQMELPKILISVHGGIQNFDLHPRIKQVVGKGLIKAAVTTGAWILTGGVNTGVAKHVGDALKEHSSRSSRKICTIGIAPWGVIENRNDLIGRDVIAPYQTLLNPLSKLNVLNNLHSHFLLVDDGTVGKYGAEVQLRRELEKHINLQRIHARIGQGVPVVALILEGGPNVILSVLEYLQESPPVPIVVCEGTGRAADILAYVHKQTEEGGGLPDGVETEIIATIKKTFNFSHSEAIHLFQTLVECMKSKELITVFHIGSEDYQDIDVAILKALLKGTDASAFDQLVLTLAWDRVDIAKDHVFVYGQQLLVGSLEQAMLDALVMDRVEFVKLLIENGVSMHRFLTITRLEELYNTKQSPTNPTLFHLVRDVKQGNLPPNYKITLIDVGLVIEYLMGGTYRCNYTRKRFRIIYNNLHGNNRRSGRHAAGSGGHLRKNHEAFSIQADKKEKTRHNHFITTAQPYKPKLESTNEQSKKKSKEEIVDIDDPETRRFPYPFNELLVWAVLMKRQKMSLFFWQHGEENMAKALVACKLCRSMSYEAKKSDVVDDTSEELQDYSNEFGTLAVDLLEQSFRQDETMAMKLLTYELKNWSNSTCLKLAVSSRLRPFIAHTCTQMLLSDMWMGRLNMRKNSWYKVILSILVPPAILLLEYKSKAEMSHIPQSQDAHQMTMEDSEHNFQHTSDDIQMDVFKEARGDDNVEVKTEAETHFRSRRLPLTRKFYAFYHAPIVKFWFNTMAYLGFLMIYSYVVLVKMPEWPSPQEWVVILYIFTSAIEKIREMFMSEAGKISQKIKVWFGDYFNLSDFLAIVTFFVGFGLRLGGDDVFIPGRIVYCLNIIFWYVRLLDILAVNQQAGPYVMMIGKMVANMFYIVVIMAVVLLSYGVPRKAILYPNEEPSWSLAKDVVFQPYWMMYGEVYAYEIDVCSNSSENQMKPLCAAGVWLTPLLQAVYLFVQYILMVNLLIAFFNNVYLQVMSISSLVWKYQRYHFIMAYHEKPVLPPPLIFLSHLVTLFSCICRRKREYRTHGPKLFLTEEDQKKLHDFEEQCVETYFHEKDDQFHSGSEERIRITSDRVETMCVQLKEVGNRVNFIKRSLHTLDSQIGHLQDLSALTVDTLKALTAQRASEASKVHNQITRELSLSKNVGPSLGPTPGDAGPLSKSSVLGKRSVGAYFSSSFAQPPANMADSLFGSGVDGIDGLGLGRRAGPGPALDPSPSPALSPERMGLTGLGHLAAEAGSSGSASASAFTLSAMAMSPPGLRHRGRSFTQRQLTRPQEPGLSDSPSSLPNVPSPDAQFYVSTPSQPSGSSHPELTLGGGAHVDPIQPDSVTVEFGAFVGHKDNLELQCSFPKESPSSSRQLSPATHIREQSQLEGHGHMRTVNSYAGFTEFDRSPALLHPEASLTKRERNRVSAEDIRIHEEHRAVLLLERVQVKSAQASSLRAPGEDTLNAAACLYTSRHAHLGPRKDSIGSPFKPMESYQYSAVERNNLMRLSQSIPFTPVPPRGEPVTVYRLEESSPNTINNSMSSWAQRGLCAKIEFLSKEEMGGGLRRALKVLCTWSEYDMLKPGHLYIVKSFLPEVIQTWQSIYKEDTVLHLCLREIQQQRAAQKLTFAFNQMRPKTIPYSPRFLEVFLLYCHSAGQWFAIEECITGEFRKFNNNNGDEIVPTNLLEETMLAFSHWTYEYTRGELLVLDLQGVGEILTDPSVIKSGEKGRSYDMIFGPANLGDDAIRNFRAKHHCNSCCRKLKLPDLKRNDYTPDKLTLQQDDSHDPGGGLRESRQSMRLML